In one Salvelinus sp. IW2-2015 unplaced genomic scaffold, ASM291031v2 Un_scaffold3872, whole genome shotgun sequence genomic region, the following are encoded:
- the paxbp1 gene encoding PAX3- and PAX7-binding protein 1, which yields MFKKAKRSNLRRRNESDEDEKEESQPAQPPCGPLAEDNPMLDAPSTDIFSGVSMDVHHGNGFQSKAIKKEKKTRDAGGAPKASLLSFDDDEDEAEVFRVKKSNHSKKIVKQLKKEYKEDLEKVCYVKQEPNTVPKELPDEQSVELFKRGASQQSSSEQGEERWEVDSTDEQEPKTHSQSLTSKTPTTTAAGAFSNPAPCPLSNLRPVRWKCGEIPDAAFIHAARKRRQMARELGGDAPLVETDTPKKRLVREEEEEGDGSDDEDEDEKRISFSGVKNKSQRTRIAEEIDTTSVFRPTVNQASWVNFTALTLSLSCLSVGSDPLNSPGLSRVSFFSRLSQMRVGHDANAKRYDQIQEELEAAQNAIHRLEGSSNDDAEQYKFLQEMRGYVRDLLECFGEKVPTVAELEGNMHQLLRQRACRLVQRRQDDIKDESAEFASLSSKAVMAPNLMSLDSFGRDRTVYQEHARQRRIAEREARRTRRRQAREQNGKRAEHLEGLSSDDEETSTDLTSYCLERGTF from the exons ATGTTTAAAAAAGCAAAGMgatcaaatttaagacggagaaatGAGTCGGACGAGGACGAGAAAGAGGAAAGTCAGCCAGCCCAGCCGCCATGCGGGCCTTTGGCCGAGGATAACCCGATGCTCGATGCCCCCAGCACAGACATCTTCTCCGGGGTTAGCATGGACGTGCACCACGGCAACGGGTTTCAGTCAAAGGCCATAAAGAAGGAAAAGAAAACCCGGGATGCAGGGGGTGCCCCGAAAGCCAGTTTGCTGAGCTTTGACGACGATGAAG aCGAGGCGGAGGTATTCAGAGTAAAGAAATCTAACCACAGCAAGAARATCGTCAAGCAGCTGAAGAAAGAATACAaggaagatctggagaaggtgtgCTATGTTAAACAAGAGCCCAACACCG TTCCAAAAGAGCTTCCAGACGAGCAAAGCGTAGAGCTTTTCAAGAG AGGAGCCAGCCAGCAGAGCAGCagtgagcagggagaggagagatgggaagtGGACAGTACGGATGAACAGGAGCCTAAGACACACAGCCAGAGCCTCACCTCCAAGACTCCCACTACAACTGCAGCAGGAGCCTTCTCAAACCCAGCACCTTGTCCACTCAGCAACCTACGTCCAGTAAGGTGGAAATGTG GTGAGATCCCGGACGCGGCCTTCATCCACGCGGCAAGGAAGCGTCGTCAGATGGCGAGGGAGCTAGGCGGCGACGCCCCCCTGGTGGAGACGGACACGCCCAAGAAGCGTCTGGtccgagaggaggaagaggagggagacggGAGCGACGATGAAGACGAAGATGAGAAGAGGATCAGCTTCAGTGGAGTCAAGAACAAGAGCCAGAGGACCAGGATAGCAGAAGAGATAG ATACCACATCAGTTTTTAGACCTACTGTAAACCAAGCTTCGTGGGTTAACTTTACagcactcaccctctctctctcctgtctgtctgtaggctcAGATCCACTCAACTCACCCGGTCTGTCTCGTGTGTCTTTTTTCTCTAGGCTGAGCCAGATGCGTGTGGGCCATGATGCTAATGCTAAGCGCTACGATCAGATCCAGGAAGAACTCGAGGCAGCTCAGAACGCCATTCACCGGCTCGAGGGTTCATCCAATGACGACGCAGAACAGTATAAATTCTTGCAAGAGATGCGAGGGTATGTTCGAGACTTGCTTGAGTGTTTCGGTGAAAAG GTTCCCACCGTGGCGGAGCTGGAGGGCAACATGCACCAGTTACTAAGGCAACGGGCCTGTCGGCTGGTCCAGCGGCGCCAGGATGATATTAAAGATGAATCGGCGGAGTTTGCAAGCCTTTCAA GTAAGGCTGTGATGGCTCCTAACCTCATGTCTCTTGACTCGTTTGGGAGAGACAGGACAGTCTATCAGGAGCACGCCAGACAGAGAAGGATCGCAGAACGAGAAGCCAGACG